The genomic DNA CCGCTGGTGGAGTTCGCGGTCGAGGTCGAGCAGCGGGTGGTGGAGATACTCGCGGAGCTGAAGCCGGGGCGGGAGCTGCACACGAACGTGGAGTTCTACGCGGGCGTGGTGATGGAGCAGTGCGGGCTGCCGCGGGACATGTTCACGCCGACGTTCGCGGCGGCGCGGGTGGTGGGCTGGAGCGCGAACGTGCTGGAGCAGGCGGAGGATCCCAAGATCATCCGCCCGGCGGCCCGTTACGTGGGCCCCCCGCCGCCGCAGCCGATCCCGCGGGCGGCCTGAGCGCCGGGCGCTCGTCGCGCGGTCGCGGCCCGGCCGGACTCCGACCCCAGCCCCGCGCGGGCGGGGGTGGCGGCCGGTGCCGGACGAGCCGCGTACTGCCGCTCGCCGCAGGCGGCGGCAAGGCCCGCCTGCGGCAAGGCCCGCCTGCGGCAAGGCCCGCCTGCGGCAAGGCCCGCCTGCGGCAAGGCCCGCCTGCGGCAAGGCCCGCCTGCGGTCAGGCGTCTTCCAGGACCGTGGCCAGGGCTGCCGCCGGGTCCGGGGCCGGAGGGCCCGCCGGGGTCCAGGTGGTGCCCTCCTTGCGGTACGGCCACCAGCGGCCGTCGGGGCCGTAGCGGAGCTGGGCGCCGCGGCCCACCGCCGTCCAGCGGGTGCCCGTGGCACGGAGGTCGGGGCGGGTGCCCGGGTCCCAGGCGGCGGCCAACTGGTCCGTGGCGCGGGCCAGGGCCGCCGGGTCCGGCGTCCAGTCGTCCTCCAGCACCGCGAGGCCCGCGGCGCCGCCGTGGCGCCAGGCCCGTACCGCACGCTCCATCCCGCCCCGGTCCCGCCCGCTGCCGCGCGCCAGCCGTACGGCGATCCGCGCCGCCGCCCCGTCCGCCCCGCCCGCGCCGGCGTCCGTACCGCCTCCCGGGCCCGCGGACTTCGCCGTCGCCGCCATCCGTACCGCGTCCTGCGACTCCGTCAGCTCCCGCGGCAGCGGCGCTCCCGCGTGGTCCGGCGCCAGGGCGTCGGCCAGCAGCCGGCGGGCCCGTACCGCGGTGTCCGCGACCAGGAACTCCAGCGTCGCCACGTCCAGTTCCGCCGCCGGCTCCGTGCCCCCGGTCAGCACCGGGGGCGTCCCCGCCTCCGCGACCGGGCCCACGGCAGGCGGCAAGGGAGCCGGCGCCGCGGCGTACGCCTCGTCCGCCCGGACCCCTGCGGCGACCGCCGGTCCCGTCTCCTGCTCCGCCCGCGCCGCGCTCCGCTCCTGGAGGTCCGCCAGCAGCCGCGCCTCGCCCCGGCCCCGCATCAGCAGCAGCACGAACGGGTCCGCGTCCAGCAGCCGCGCCACCAGATAACTCAGCGCCGCCGTGTGCTCGCAGTGGTCCCACTCCCCGCACCCGCACTCCGGCTGCAGGTCGCCGATCCCCGGCAGCAGCGACACCCCGGCCGCCGCCGCGTCCTCGTCCAGCTCCGGCGGCATGTCCCGGTCCAGCAGCGCCGCGATGTGTCCCGCGCGGTCGGCGATCGTGTCCAGCAGCCGCTCCCAGTCGGCGTCGTCGAGCTGCTGCACCAGCACGTCGGTGCGGTACGGCGTGCGGTCCGCGCCCAGCACCCGCGCCGTGAGCCGCCCAGGACGCACCGCGACCGCGCCTACCGCGCCCGCGCGCGCGTGCTTGCGCCCGCGGCGCAGCAGCGTGCCGTCCAGCACCGTGTCCTCCAGCGCCTTCTGCCAGGCGCGCCCCCACCACGTGTGGGCGAACCCGCGCCCGTGGCTCGGCGGCAGCGCCTCGAAGGTCAGCTCCTCCTGCTCCGTCATCACTCGCCCCCTCGCGGCCCGGCCAGCCGGACCAGCTCCGCCAGTTGCCCGTCGGACAGTTCGGTGATCGCCGCCTCGCCGCTGCCGCCGAGGACG from Streptomyces sp. CMB-StM0423 includes the following:
- a CDS encoding SWIM zinc finger family protein, with amino-acid sequence MMTEQEELTFEALPPSHGRGFAHTWWGRAWQKALEDTVLDGTLLRRGRKHARAGAVGAVAVRPGRLTARVLGADRTPYRTDVLVQQLDDADWERLLDTIADRAGHIAALLDRDMPPELDEDAAAAGVSLLPGIGDLQPECGCGEWDHCEHTAALSYLVARLLDADPFVLLLMRGRGEARLLADLQERSAARAEQETGPAVAAGVRADEAYAAAPAPLPPAVGPVAEAGTPPVLTGGTEPAAELDVATLEFLVADTAVRARRLLADALAPDHAGAPLPRELTESQDAVRMAATAKSAGPGGGTDAGAGGADGAAARIAVRLARGSGRDRGGMERAVRAWRHGGAAGLAVLEDDWTPDPAALARATDQLAAAWDPGTRPDLRATGTRWTAVGRGAQLRYGPDGRWWPYRKEGTTWTPAGPPAPDPAAALATVLEDA